In Eriocheir sinensis breed Jianghai 21 chromosome 8, ASM2467909v1, whole genome shotgun sequence, the following proteins share a genomic window:
- the LOC126995486 gene encoding uncharacterized protein LOC126995486 yields MAPKPWLLPRAAVLKLLLLLLLLLQADPLNGEAETAHTASSADFKALPSLTSFPFNLLDAVTRRPRQIRFKNSYLELPVGLRGLVGIRGLGHLSYFVQVDVPVTPPLSKALDRLPEGTKTYFPPHVSLLGAAVPEGVMTDASKRPSVSKTLGSSGGKARITIIPIKNLSQVNDNELDTLLSTPTVSTLLETDGGLSATPSVSTSSNLTTSPHNASYTPSGISWLPEPFNFLRASPPGVSSAPPGTSRVTTAPTTYVAPTPATVTHTTTSFPSRVTNTAPLTSSLSSSFLSSYFFSIFSTTTPTPFTQHTESSLEAATTPQRLSNSTPRNSYLSKKHFKSQAPSPSSTPPLTRVTSTPKTTTPAPSSSTSSRLRARYPPQAKPTSAASSFPLIKKHSSALKSFALPSTPSTSSQSFAFPSPPSYPSVKSRAPSSSKASPPPRSLAPPSTTFPSKHAVKYAKFTPTSSPVKSVKILTPPSTESSSLRPIRPLRTTSFPSVNLPKPPFQTTSGTNRIGQSAVSPPTSSVSSTARPILPKYLRRPTTASPRPPLKKHNVPSRSPRPLSSKDNFSLRTPQASRGGLSSSPSSRLLARTRGLSTQSSFPSFKHTAASPPPNTPPTKPKHTAVGTNPKTFSSISARVLQSLPSRKQGKVTRDRDNDKKRVGDRLDGEIVGTGGIMVKGEERGSGGKGRGGKGGSEEGRREGKAVRRTLGEIMLERKLQLARLKGGGKGVVDQGSRPGRLQEKNQPDRGNRVVADGQRGDLPAPRTTPQPDGRTRHRDGRTHDNDDDDDDDNVSVPKRGSPTRMRISSVVPRTSFSCPDEAKGEYFADRETGCQVFHVCWGKRRAAFLCPEGTLFNQLVQVCDWWYNVDCDAASEDGKKRQSAADK; encoded by the exons ATGGCCCCAAAGCCGTGGCTGCTCCCGAGGGCCGCCGTCTTGAAACTGTTGCTACTGCTGCTTCTGCTCCTTCAGGCGG ATCCACTGAACGGCGAGGCGGAAACAGCACACACGGCTTCTTCGGCGGACTTTAAGGCCCTCCCCagcctcacctccttccccttcaacctGCTGGACGCCGTCACGAGG cGGCCACGACAGATCCGGTTCAAGAACTCGTACCTGGAACTGCCTGTGGGGCTGCGGGGCCTGGTGGGCATCCGAGGACTCGGTCACCTGTCTTACTTCGTGCAGGTCGACGTGCCGGTCACTCCCCCCCTCAGCAAAGCCTTGGACAGGCTACCTGAGGGCACCAAGACCTACTTCCCTCCCCATGTCTCCCTGCTGGGGGCCGCGGTCCCAGAGGGCGTCATGACGGACGCCTCAAAGCGGCCGTCTGTCTCTAAAACTCTGGGGTCCTCGGGAGGGAAGGCAAGAatcaccatcatccccatcaAAAACCTTTCCCAAGTGAACGATAACGAACTCGATACTTTACTCTCTACTCCGACTGTTTCCACCTTACTCGAGACTGACGGTGGACTCTCAGCCACTCCAAGCGTCTCCACTTCCTCTAACCTGACTACCTCACCTCACAATGCTTCATATACTCCTTCAGGAATCTCATGGCTTCCCGAACCTTTTAATTTCTTGCGTGCCTCCCCGCCGGGAGTGTCTTCCGCACCTCCAGGCACGAGCAGAGTCACCACGGCACCAACAACATATGTAGCCCCGACACCCGCCACCGTCACCCACACGACCACATCCTTCCCCTCTAGAGTTACCAACACTGCGCCATTAACTTCATCTCTTTCGTCTTCGTTCCTCTCAAgttatttcttttccatcttctcaaCCACTACGCCTACGCCTTTCACTCAACACACGGAGTCGTCCCTTGAAGCAGCGACCACCCCACAACGATTATCGAACTCGACACCAAGGAATTCCTATCTCTCGAAGAAACACTTTAAATCTCAAGCGCCTTCTCCGTCATCTACACCACCACTGACGCGAGTAACATCAACACCCAAAACAACAACCCCAGCACCCTCCTCATCTACGTCATCTCGCTTACGTGCCAGATATCCGCCTCAGGCCAAGCCCACTTCCGCCGCATCTTCATTTCCCTTAATTAAAAAACATTCTTCAGCGCTCAAATCATTCGCTCTCCCCTCCACGCCTTCCACGTCTTCCCAGTCATTTGCATTCCCCTCGCCGCCCTCATACCCGTCCGTCAAGTCACGCGCGCCCTCTTCATCTAAGGCTTCCCCTCCGCCTCGCTCCTTAGCACCGCCTTCCACAACATTTCCGTCAAAGCACGctgtaaaatatgcaaaattcacaccTACATCATCACCGGTTAAGTCCGTCAAGATACTTACGCCACCTTCCACAGAATCTAGTTCGTTGCGTCCTATCAGACCGCTACGGACGACTTCATTTCCGAGCGTTAACCTTCCTAAACCACCTTTCCAAACCACCTCGGGGACCAACCGTATCGGGCAATCCGCAGTGAGTCCGCCCACCTCTTCTGTGTCAAGCACCGCGCGTCCCATCCTTCCTAAATATCTTCGCAGGcccaccactgcctcaccccgACCGCCTTTAAAGAAACACAATGTCCCCTCACGCTCTCCTCGGCCTCTTTCATCTAAAGATAATTTCTCTCTACGAACACCGCAAGCTTCTCGAGGTGGCCTATCCAGTAGTCCTTCTTCCCGCCTCTTAGCCAGAACGAGAGGTCTCTCCACACAATCATCTTTCCCGTCCTTCAAACACACGGCGGCGTCCCCACCCCCAAACACGCCGCCCACCAAGCCAAAGCATACAGCTGTAGGGACTAATCCAAAGACCTTTTCCAGCATTTCAGCCCGGGTACTCCAGTCCCTCCCGAGCAGGAAGCAAGGCAAAGTGACACGAGATAGAGATAATGACAAAAAGAGAGTAGGGGACAGGTTAGATGGAGAAATAGTAGGGACAGGAGGAATAAtggtaaagggagaagaaagaggaagtggaggtaaaggtagggggggtaagggaggaagtgaagagggtagaagggaaggtaaggctgTGAGGAGAACACTTGGGGAGATAATGTTAGAAAGAAAATTACAGCTGGCAAGACTGAAGGGCGGGGGAAAGGGGGTAGTAGACCAGGGTAGTAGACCAGGAAGGTTACAGGAAAAGAACCAACCAGACAGAGGGAACAGAGTGGTAGCTGACGGTCAGCGTGGAGACCTTCCTGCCCCTAGGACGACGCCCCAGCCAGACGGCAGAACACGACACCGTGACGGCCGCACAcacgacaacgacgacgatgacgacgacgacaacgTTTCTGTGCCTAAGCGCGGCAGCCCAACACGAATGAGGATAAGCTCAGTCGTCCCTCGCACCAGCTTCAGTTGTCCTGACGAGGCCAAAGGCGAATACTTTGCTGACCGCGAAACTGGATGTCAg GTGTTCCATGTGTGCTGGGGAAAGAGGAGGGCGGCTTTCCTCTGTCCCGAGGGCACGCTCTTCAATCAGCTGGTGCAGGTGTGTGACTGGTGGTACAACGTCGATTGTGATGCTGCGTCCGAGGATGGAAAAAAGCGCCAATCAGCTGCGGACAAATGA